Genomic DNA from Brassica rapa cultivar Chiifu-401-42 chromosome A04, CAAS_Brap_v3.01, whole genome shotgun sequence:
taattttactttattttgaaagaaaaaaataagtaaaacatTGGAGATAATCTAATACTACAAACTACCATGTAGTCTAACGAGACTGGCAAGTTCTCTGAGTTAACAAAGAACACAGAAAGGAGAAACCTTTGTTAACCCCTGATGTTACTATTATGTCTGTCAGGACAGATATTACTTATGGTAACTCCATGGCTCCTGATGGTTGAGTGGATACCTTGAGCAATAAATGGGACTTGGGAGTTGTCAAAAAATAGACTGGCAAGTTCTCTGAGTTAACTCTTCAGAAACTTCAACAAAAAAAGTCTAATATCTTGCAATCTACTTGTCAATGGTGCAATGACAAGAGTGTGGTTACTGTAGGCAGAGAGTGAGCAGAGGCCTCACAAGGTTAGCTTTTACGTTGACAAGAATAAGGCTCAAGAAGTGACCAAGGAGCTGTCACAGCGGTTGGAGAAACGTGGGGGTGAGATTTGCTTTGCTAattcaatgttcaagaaattaCTAGACATTTATTAGACAATTTATAGGAAATTATTGATTGGAAGCATCTAGACCGATTTTTTTAAACTTCTAGCAGTTTTAGAAAAagaatgtttaaaaaaaaatcatttcgtTTAGGTTCGATTTGCTTCACAGGCACAGCTTAGACTGgtcgatttttagaacactaatGCTAGGCCTGGGCGTCCGGGGTACCCGTTAGCATTCGGGTCgaattttttagattttcaagTTTTCGGGTTTACGCTCATAAGTCCcatactaaaattttattaatacgGGTTGAGTTCGGATAATAACACTTCGGGTTCGGTTCAAAATTGTATTGCGTCTTAAAACCCATAAAATGATCATATATCGTACATATTCGGGTTATATCAGTTCGATTCAGATATAACCgaagtaaaaaacaaaaaaaattgaagcaaaacataaagaaaaacatctcaattaaataaaaattaatctatcacacataaaattgataaaataacaataaaatgttaaatcaagcatagaaataaatattatttgtaaacaATATGTATTGCCTTATAGAGAGTAGACTTTTTATTTCAATGAGCGAATTATAAAATacttatttataactaattgtgtacttttaccaaaaaaaaaactaattgtgtacttaaattatttattaaaattttagtatttattattatatatcatattaccACAAATATTGACTTTAATAATtgaaatacttatatatatttcaaaatatttatattaactaTTAATTTCGGATTTTTCGGGTTACCCATTCGGATTCGGTTAATAAAacttcgggttcggatattttttgtGCCATCCTACAAGACCCGTTTGGGTATTTTTACAGTTCGGGTCAAATAACGGgtttttcggttcgggttcagtTTGGATTTCGGGTTCCGGATTTTATGCCCAGGCCTAACTAATGTTATAGTAGCAACTGAATTTAACATTCTTCTTGAGATGATTGTGTGTGGTGTTTGTTTCAGTTTAGCATTCATGATGTTTATGGCTCATGTTGAAAATGCGAAAGACAATCCTAAGGTGATCCATGCAAAGGAGAGGTGTGCAGGTGGGATTATACAAGCCATTGGTGAGTTCAAGCTTGGTCCAAACCTTTCTGTAAGAGATGTCTCTGACTTCCTGGCGTGTAAGGTGGAGAATGTGAACCCTGGTCATGAGGTTGTCAAAGGTGGAGACTACTCCTGGGACATGGATAGTAAAGCTTGATAAGTGGGAGCAGAGTGGTAAGGTGATGAGAATCTAACTCCACTTTCTCTTGCAGGTGATGAATATAGGCTGCTCAAGAACTGTAAAATTCACCGCAAAGGTATGAGATTGTGTAATAAGAGTAGCTCAATGTTTTGTTGATGATTGTATATATGCAGGAAGGGGAAGGGTTGGTGTGGGAACATGTAGAGCAAACTTGGTCGGAGGAATCAAAGTTGAAGGATGATAGCAGCTGGATCATCTGAATCACCCAATCTCTCTCCACAGATTAAGACTTCTTTATCCTTCTTCTCTTATGAATATCCGCCATACATCATTGGAGCTTCGGCTTGAATACACAATGACCCAATAAAACATTGCCATGATAAAACTTGAATCTCAAAACCCTTATATATCTGTCTAAGTTAACTCTGTTTTCTTTAACCGTTTTGGACGGTTatggtttctgttttttttttcatgcaaAAGCAACACTATCTTCTTTCCACTAACAGCACAAACGTTTTGAGCATATCTCACCTTATGAATAGGAGTTAgagatttgttttataaatggGAAGAGTTATGAAGGTCTAAGTGTCCTCCTAATCAAATTTTGATTTAGGTTTATATTCCTAACTGGACTTGGAACCATATGATAATCCTTATAAAAAAATCATTCCCGATAAAAATAACTCTGCGTAAGAGTTGTTTATGCGAACAAAAAGTGCAAAGCGCATAAGATCAAAAGATTGCGTGTGTGGTAAGTAATTATTGATTCtagaaattttatttgaagTAGCATTGTATATGATTCAATCTACGTGTGCATAGATATCTGCAAAAGCACAACACTTGAAGTAGTACATAACCTCGAATCGTATAAGGTAGGTTAATCCAAAAAATTCATTTCTTAACACctgttaattaatccaaacaacTAGAACTCGTAATTAGGGGGTTTTTTACATCGTTATATCTCTTTACATGTTTTAGTAGTAGTACAAAGTTCACCTACCATTTATTTTCCAAGCCGTCTGCTCCACTTCCACGCCTTTATTAGTTTGTTATTTTTTCATGTTTCAGCTTAATAATCGAATAAAATAAAGACAGTTATATATTAGTTGGAAACGAAAAGTGTTATTAATGAAGATGAATAATACCATCGTCCCAATACTTTTCTTCATCACAATGCTTCCCCTTTCTTCGAAATTTCGATCATCTCGCCACCATATCCTACAATTGCTAACTTCTTGATTAACACATAATTTTAGAAAGAATATGGAGAGCTCAATAGGGTTCATGACGGTCTTTTTCGTCTCTGGAAGCGTGGTGCTCCTTGCGGCTCAACTACACAAGCGTCTCTTGTCCTGTTACATGCAGAAGCTTGAACTTCAGTTTGGTACTAAAAACCTTATCTCCCATGTTTTGAGTCCATGCATGTTCGTGTTTTAGTTCCTTGTTCGAATTTCTgatcttatttacaaaaaaaacatgtgtAGATTTGAAGAATAAGGAgaagagcaagaagaagaaggataaaAAGGTAAGTTTCGCAGAGGATGTGACGGAGCCATCAGGGAACAACGAAGAGTATCGCCggaaaaataagaaatcaaaaTCGGAGGATGgaggaagaagcagaagaaactCACGAAACAGTGAATTTGTGTAATAAGTCAACTCTCATTCAACACAAacctttttaattattaagtACTCAActaattttttctaaaatagtttctcttaattattgtttttagtttctcagatcctttttgttttgtttaatctcGTAAATATTAATTACACACCGCTCTTCCCAAAATTAGGCGGTAAACCGGACCACATACGTATCCCATGTTCTTATTTATGTCAATTGACGCAGAAGATGTTAATGTTCTGATTATCAGCTACCGTATTTATTAGGACCAGACAAAAATTCAAGATTAGCGTATTAATTAGGACCAGCCAGAATTTCAAGAGTAGGACCAGTAATGATTTTAACAAAACAATTGCGGTTTCACAAAGGCCCAATCTGGTTACGGACTTCTACAAGCCAATCACTATACTGCTTACTGCTTAGGGggccttttcttttgtttgctcCTCGCTTTTTCGTTTGTCTTTATTTTGTTGACCTTTTTCCTTTTAAcatttttccatttttcttataattcaTATACTGATTTGACatttaaaacatgaaattttGGACGTAATTTTGTAAATGGCAATATGAAGAACTGAAATTGGTAAAAAGTGATAATGCAAAGATTGAGGTTGGATAGCTAAGTATCTTGAACTATGGAATTTGATCGATCACAAGAAAAACTCAGAAAAGAAGGAAGACTAGAAACATGGTAAAGTTACACCATATTCAGAGAAAAATATACAATGTGTATCCAGCTGATCGTTTTCCTAATAAGATAGACAATGATTATTTcgtaagaaaaacaaaagaaaaaaaaattatttaagaaaaaaacgaGAATCAGAAAATAAATGTCTTGTCAATCTTTAATTTTGTAAGAATCAAGTTAATGATACTGTATTATAATTCCACGATACCTAAATTCATCAATAGTGCCATTGTATAAGatcttttgattattttaaaatggcCATATATCTCGCATCTACCCGAAAAGCTTATGTACAATGCATTATTTTTCCAATTATTGTCTAATAAATGTTCTTTTCTCTAatataaaaattcttaaaaatcaTTTGACTTTTGCTTTTTGAAATATTCTAATTTCCACCTTCCTTTTTCCACTCCAATAggttttataaaacaaaaaaaaaaatacatagacTTCAAAAACATGTGTTTTCAGCCCATACATTGGCACTTAATAAAACCTAAAAGTAAAAggatatgttttattaaaaattacttAGAAGTGAAGAAGTCCTTCATGTCACGAGTCAGGAGCTCCTTGGCCAAAATTTTAGTAACCAAAaagcaaattataaaaaaattcccaAAGTTGTTTgctcttttattttattgttaattgAATATACTATTGTTTTCTCTTTATATAATGTTAGTGGACCGAGAACGGAGCTTCGAATCAAAGGAGAAAGCCAACCACCAAGACAGTGTCGGTTCGAAGGCGACGGAAAATCTAACGGCAAGTAAAACGTCGTCGTTTCAGATCATAAATAACGGCGAAAGCGAAATTATATCAATCATACATTAAAGACTTTTCACGCGATATTCCACCGCACGTACAAGAACCAAAGCCCTACTCATTGACGTCAACTATAGCCTTTACGTTTCCATGAGGCCTCTTCTTTTTACATCTGtctcacaaaatattttgtttatcaaGTAGATCGGTGTATGTGAGATGTTATTTCACAATCACGACATAGTTTTGCAGTAAATCTCAAGCATATGCATTGGTCTAACATCTTATTAACAACGATTCTTATTATAAAAAATGACATAATGTTAGATCAAAAGCTTAAATCGATGGATATATTTCAACCAAAGACATCTTACCTTTCTTCACTGgttttatttatgatttatatatgtGACAACATTAATGTAGGAGTTAAAAGTCATCTAGATAGATTTATTTCTAGAATCCCATCCTCAAAATTGTTGTCATTAGCTCAAAATGAATTTACGACATTTGCAACCGAACTTCAGAAACCCTTTCAGGCTGTAATATCTAAGTTCATACGGTCATTATATGTTTATAGAATGCTGATTCattcaaaaactaattaaaagaaaagtataataactttttttttgaaaatatatatacggAAGAAGAATTACATAATTCATATACACTTGGCTTTTTTTCATGATATATTGAAAGAAAGCTTCACATTTAAAAATGCCTGAGATATAAATTCTTTTAAAGGATGatctacaaataaatatttggtattcaaaaaaaagatctacgaataaatatttttacctaataaatatttattgtaaCATGCAGTAAtcatcaataatttttttttttttaattttggactaGCAAATAGGTGTTTGGTGATATAATAATATTGGTTCATGATATCAATGTTACGTTATATGAGTGGGAATAATGTAAACATATGTATTGGCATTTTGCTAAAGTTGTTGTAAGATAAAATAGTAAAGAACCTACAAAATATATCCGCCAGGACCGCCACGAAGCATGACATTTGTATCAATGAAGCTTAATTAGTAACGTATTATACAACTTAATAGTAACTTACATCTAATTATTATAGTTACAATAGTTTGAGTCGTACGTTACTACGTTTTGATTTGCAAgccaaatgatttttttttttaggaaaaaaaaaacaaagatggaAAGTTTTTACTTGAAGTGAAGTTCAGATACTGAACCAAGTTAGAAACCGACACGAAAGCTCGAAGACAGAGACATAGTGCTTGAGTTGTTGAACAGAAACAAGCAGCAGCCCTCTGTCTGAAGGAGAGGCTTCAAGCTAGGCATACATCTGAACAAAGTGGCACGTGTAGACCCCACTTTTTacccattaaaaataaataaataaataagcaaaaagacaactaccaaaaaaaaaaaagttaaaaagaaagaagaaacttCACATCAGCTTCAGAGAATCTCTCTCTCCTCAACCCCTTCTTCTTTCTTCACATTGCCGACACTTCCTTCACCTCTCTCTCCACAAACGCCATGGACTTCTCCAATAGCTTCTCAAAgctccttctcctcctcttaGCCGCCTCCATCGCCACCGCATTACCTGAAAACAAACCCACCTCGGGTCAAATAAACTCCAACTCAGTCCTCGTAGCTCTCCTCGACTCTCACTACACAGAGCTAGCCGAGCTAGTGGAGAAAGCTCTCCTCCTCCAAACCCTCGAAGAAGCAGTTGGTCGACACAACATCACAATCTTCGCACCACGCAACGATGCCTTGGAACGTAACCTCGACCCTCTATTCAAATCTTTCTTGCTCGAACCAAGAAACCTCAAATCGTTACAATCTCTCTTGATGTTCCACATTCTCCCTCGTCGTATATCTTCTCCTCAGTGGCCTTCTCTCTCTCATCACCACCGTACTCTCTCCAACGACCATGTTCACCTCACCGTCGACACTACTCGCCGGTTAAAAGTAGACTCCGCTGAGATCATCCGTCCAGATGACGTCATTAGACCAGACGGCATCATCCATGGCATCGAGCGTCTTCTTATCCCTCGTTCTGTTCAAGAAGACTTCAACCGCCGCCGTAGTCTCCGTTCAATCTCTGCCGTTTTACCAGAAGGAGCTCCGGAGGTTGATCCAAGAACCCACCGTCTCAAGAAACCAGCTTCAGTCCCCGCCGGAGCCCCTCCAGTCCTCCCAGTCTACGACGCCATGTCACCAGGTCAGTGCCGCCGTGTCCCATTTCTTAATAGTTACaggcaatttttaaaaatattttaccaattttgtttatataaaaatatacattttatacgaaaaaataataaaaatgtcaaaaaaatattttatcatattcttttgtttcaacataaattttcttaaaatttac
This window encodes:
- the LOC103865487 gene encoding fasciclin-like arabinogalactan protein 16; this translates as MDFSNSFSKLLLLLLAASIATALPENKPTSGQINSNSVLVALLDSHYTELAELVEKALLLQTLEEAVGRHNITIFAPRNDALERNLDPLFKSFLLEPRNLKSLQSLLMFHILPRRISSPQWPSLSHHHRTLSNDHVHLTVDTTRRLKVDSAEIIRPDDVIRPDGIIHGIERLLIPRSVQEDFNRRRSLRSISAVLPEGAPEVDPRTHRLKKPASVPAGAPPVLPVYDAMSPGPSLAPAPAPGPGGPRHHFNGEAQVKDFIHTLLHYGGYNEMADILVNLTSLATEMGRLVSEGYVLTVLAPNDEAMAKLTTDQLSEPGAPEQIVYYHIIPEYQTEESMYNAVRRFGKVKYDSLRFPHKVLAQEADGSVKFGHGEGSAYLFDPDIYTDGRISVQGIDGVLFPMKETPATEIKPAAPVVKKVAKSRRGKLMEIACRMMGSRFIPC